The genomic stretch TCATGCAACGCAGCGGACGTTCTCTGGCTGATCTGGCGGAAGTTATGATCGCCCTGCCGCAGGTGTTGCTCAACGTCCGGGTGACCGAGAAAAAGGATATCAACGACATTGCCGATATTCGTAAAACCATCGCGGCGGTGGAAAAAAAATTGGGTGAATCCGGGCGCGTTCTGATTCGCTACAGTGGTACGGAGCCGCTTTTGCGCGTCATGCTGGAAGGTCAGGACAAGGTGGAAATTACCGGTTACGCCCAGGAAATTGCGGCTATGATCGAAAAACATCTCGGCAGCGGCCGGAAAAAGGAGGCATAGGGTGGCTAAGCTGGGCGTCAATGTCGATCATGTGGCCACCGTGCGCCAGGCGCGAGGGACTGTCGAACCTGACCCGGTCATGGCTGCCGCGTTGGCGGAATTGGCCGGCGCGGAGGGCATTACCGTTCACCTGCGGGAGGATCGACGTCATATTCAGGACCGTGATGTTGAGGTTCTGCGCAAAACTGTGAAGACTCGCCTCAATCTGGAAATGGCCGCTACCGACGAAATGGTGGCGATCGCCCTTAAAATCCTGCCCGATATGGTGACCCTCGTTCCAGAAAAACGGGAAGAACTTACTACGGAAGGTGGTCTCGATGTCTGCATGAACCGTCATCTGGTGCAGAAACAGACGGGATTGCTGCGCCAGGGGGGCATCGTCGTCAGTCTTTTTGTTGATCCCGATCTCGAGCAGATCAAAATGGCCCATCGCGTCGGTGCCCAGTATATTGAGATCCATACGGGAACCTATTGTGAAGCACGCCTGACGGAGGGTCGCCAGAAGGAGCTGCAGAAGATCGAACAGGCTATCCGTGCGGCACGGAAGCTGGGGCTTGGGGTCAACGCCGGTCATGGTCTTGATTATTTGAACATTCGCGAAGTGGTTGCCCTTGGGGGGATAGAAGAATTCAATATCGGGCACAGTATCGTTTCCAGGGCGGTTCTGGTCGGCATGGAGCGCGCCGTTCGCGAGATGGTGGCCCTGGTCAAAGGGGGCTGAGCCTTTGGGCATTGTCGGCGTAGGGACAGACCTGGCTCGAATAGAGCGTTTTCGCCGCTTTGTGCGGGAGGGGAAAACCGGTATTGTCGACCGGATCTTTACGGCGGACGAAAGGCGTTATGCTTTTGCCATGAAGGACCCTTCACCCCATCTGGCCGCGCGTTTCGCCGCCAAGGAGGCTTTTCTCAAGGCCCTCGGCCTCGGCCTCCGCGAAGGCATTTCCTGGCAGGATATGTCCGTTGAACGGGACGAGCTCGGTAAGCCGTCCATGCGACTCCAGGGGCGAGCGGCAGAGATCTTTAACGCAAGGGGGCTTTCGGGCCTGCATCTTTCTTACAGCCACGACGGTGATTATGCGCTGGCCACGGTTATACTGGAGAAACCATGAAACTGTACCGTGCCGACCAGGTGAGAGGATTTGACCGCCAGACCATTGAGGAGATGGGCATCTCCGGGCTCGTTCTCATGGAAAACGCCGGGGTAGCTGCCACCGAACTGTTCTGTGCCCATTTCCGGGCTGTTTTTCCCGGAGCGGTCGTAGTATTGGCCGGCAAGGGAAACAATGGCGGCGACGGGTATGTCATGGCCCGTCATCTGCACAACCGCGGCTGGCAGGTCACCACGCTGGTTCTCGCCGAAGAAAAAGCCGTTGGCGGAGATGCAGCCGTCAATTTACGGGCTTTAACGGCCTGCGGGGGGACTGTCACCTTCTGTCCCCATGAGGCATCCCTCGACCAGGCCCTGGTAAGGATCAACGCTCGTGTGATTATTGATGCCCTGTTCGGAACCGGTTTGACCTCTCCGGTCCGTGATCATTATGCCAGGGCCATCGACTGGATCAATCGCAGTGGCCTCCCTGTTTTTTCCGTCGATATTCCCTCGGGGATAGACGCAACCAGCGGTCG from Desulfuromonas sp. KJ2020 encodes the following:
- the acpS gene encoding holo-ACP synthase — encoded protein: MGIVGVGTDLARIERFRRFVREGKTGIVDRIFTADERRYAFAMKDPSPHLAARFAAKEAFLKALGLGLREGISWQDMSVERDELGKPSMRLQGRAAEIFNARGLSGLHLSYSHDGDYALATVILEKP
- a CDS encoding pyridoxine 5'-phosphate synthase translates to MAKLGVNVDHVATVRQARGTVEPDPVMAAALAELAGAEGITVHLREDRRHIQDRDVEVLRKTVKTRLNLEMAATDEMVAIALKILPDMVTLVPEKREELTTEGGLDVCMNRHLVQKQTGLLRQGGIVVSLFVDPDLEQIKMAHRVGAQYIEIHTGTYCEARLTEGRQKELQKIEQAIRAARKLGLGVNAGHGLDYLNIREVVALGGIEEFNIGHSIVSRAVLVGMERAVREMVALVKGG